The following proteins are encoded in a genomic region of Necator americanus strain Aroian chromosome II, whole genome shotgun sequence:
- a CDS encoding hypothetical protein (NECATOR_CHRII.G4837.T1) — MLTELMRMEKMASPLHPAVPTAPVATAEFVTNSLSTRSPEFVYDPENGCTFEVCKTRLIVSKLDAVTYARFTNHILPKRACDVPSTDTVAVLKELFGHNILRDYTGLVNQRHAMAEFNDVTPEQMKYLVWICGLVAPQDADVRARALRKMEDNPRTTLKELAAEVQHFLDIRQDATLLERSSVPHVNVVDSQKSRNREPPSPCFRCGANHWSRDCTFVNERCHDCRRSGHKRGFCKNFPGKKMRNAKQKRKSANTVTIASTRADVAVNRIYRRVQIDGKTVRMRLDTGADVTLLSTADWTAMGRPKLQSPRLTLNSANNEPINVRECYECNFIIDGHRGYAVFAPGLGCCTKSKAKLAPKPDSKPVFLKYRPVPYIARLRISTEIDRLLSIHVLEPVDHSEWAAPIVVVQEKNGSIRLCADYSTGLNDALEQNHYPLPTPEDTFTKLNGGRYFSQLDLAEAYLQLEVADVSKQLLTINTHRGLYRFNRLPSEVKPAPCIFQQCMDALIAGLDGTAAYLDDILVTGRTIGEHNARLEVVLKRIQDYGFRVRLDKCAFLQTEITYFGFVINAQGRRPDPGNIKAIQKMPAPKDISQLRSFLRLINFY, encoded by the exons ATGTTGACTGAGCTGATGCGTATGGAAAAGATGGCCTCCCCTTTACACCCAGCCGTTCCAACAGCACCCGTCGCCACGGCCGAATTCGTTACAAATTCTCTATCGACACGCTCGCCTGAGTTCGTGTACGATCCGGAAAATGGTTGTACATTCGAGGTCTG CAAAACTCGACTAATCGTTTCCAAACTCGACGCCGTCACATATGCGCGTTTCACGAACCATATTCTCCCTAAAAGAGCATGCGATGTGCCCTCAACGGACACTGTGGCTGTTCTGAAGGAATTGTTTGGACATAATAT TCTCCGCGACTACACCGGATTGGTCAATCAGCGCCATGCCATGGCTGAGTTCAATGACGTCACACCTGAGCAGATGAAATACCTCGTATGGATATGTGGACTTGTCGCCCCGCAAGATGCCGATGTTCGCGCTCGTGCCCTTCGCAAGATGGAGGACAACCCTCGAACCACGCTAAAGGAGCTTGCTGCCGAAGTTCAGCACTTTCTCGACATTCGTCAGGATGCTACACTCCTCGAACGATCAAGTGTACCGCACGTCAACGTCGTGGATTCGCAAAAGAGTCGAAATCGTGAGCCGCCGTCACCTTGTTTTCGGTGCGGAGCCAATCACTGGTCCAGAGACTGCACATTCGTGAACGAGAGATGCCACGACTGCAGACGCTCTGGACACAAGCGAggattctgcaaaaatttcccggGGAAGAAGATGCGGAATGCGAAACAAAAGCGGAAATCTGCCAACACCGTCACTATAGCTTCGACTCGTGCTGACGTCGCTGTAAACCGCATCTACCGTAGAGTACAGATTGATGGGAAGACAGTACGCATGCGCCTTGATACTGGAGCAGACGTAACATTGCTGAGCACTGCAGACTGGACCGCCATGGGTCGACCAAAGCTGCAATCACCTCGTTTGACACTGAACTCTGCCAACAACGAACCGATCAACGTTCGTGAATGCTACGAATGCAACTTCATCATTGATGGTCATCGAGGATATG CAGTCTTCGCTCCTGGACTGGGATGTTGTACAAAGTCAAAGGCTAAACTCGCCCCGAAGCCTGACTCCAAGCCTGTCTTTCTGAAGTATCGCCCGGTGCCCTATATTGCTAGGCTGAGGATTTCAACCGAAATCGATCGACTTTTGTCTATACATGTGCTGGAGCCCGTTGATCACTCAGAATGGGCAGCACCCATCGTCGTCGTTCAGGAGAAAAATGGATCGATCCGCCTCTGCGCAGACTACTCAACCGGACTGAACGATGCACTGGAACAAAACCACTATCCGCTCCCAACTCCAGAGGACACTTTCACGAAACTCAACGGAGGACGCTACTTTTCACAGCTCGACTTAGCCGAAGCATATCTCCAACTGGAAGTGGCCGACGTCTCAAAGCAGCTACTCACTATCAACACGCACCGTGGACTGTATCGCTTCAACCGACTACCATCTGAAGTGAAACCAGCTCCTTGTATATTCCAACAATGTATGGATGCTCTTATCGCTGGATTAGATGGAACTGCCGCCTATCTCGACGACATACTGGTTACTGGTAGAACCATCGGCGAACACAATGCCCGACTAGAAGTCGTACTCAAAAGGATTCAAGACTACGGATTCCGCGTTCGACTCGACAAATGTGCTTTCCTGCAGACAGAGATCACTTACTTTGGGTTCGTCATCAACGCACAAGGACGACGCCCCGATCCTGGAAACATCAAAGCTATCCAGAAGATGCCCGCTCCGAAGGACATCAGTCAACTTCGCTCTTTTCTGAGACTCATCAATTTCTACTGA
- a CDS encoding hypothetical protein (NECATOR_CHRII.G4832.T1), with translation MIKRTTATVGRCTISFKAVIGLRLREVARSFIFKFAIDDIMRRTDDQYPPDIILATSVCPLTDFEYTDDDVLLTKSSADNSTYCKLISK, from the coding sequence ATGATTAAACGAACAACTGCTACAGTTGGCCGATGTACAATATCGTTCAAAGCAGTAATCGGACTGAGACTACGGGAAGTGGCAAGAtccttcattttcaaatttgccatcgatgacatcatgcgaagaacagacGATCAATATCCTCCTGACATCATCTTGGCAACATCAGTGTGTCCCTTGACCGATTTCGAGTACACCGACGATGATGTTCTGCTCACGAAAAGCAGTGCCGATAATTCCACATACTGTAAACTTATATCGAAGTAA
- a CDS encoding hypothetical protein (NECATOR_CHRII.G4836.T1), with translation MAEFNDVTPEQMKYLVWICGLVAPQDADVRARALRKMEDNPRTTLKELAAEVQHFLDIRQDATLLERSSVPHVNVVDSQKSRNREPPSPCFRCGANHWSRDCTFVNERCHDCRRSGHKRGFCKNFPGKKMRNAKQKRKSANTVTIASTRADVAVNRIYRRVQIDGKTVRMRLDTGADVTLLSTADWTAMGRPKLQSPRLTLNSANNEPINIGSPNTVPSLDRRLHLQHLKTLSTLNSSLTTHLRKNFPAVFAPGLGCCTKSKAKLAPKPDSKPVFLKYRPVPYIARLRISTEIDRLLSIHVLEPVDHSEWAAPIVVVQEKNGSIRLCADYSTGLNDALEQNHYPLPTPEDTFTKLNGGRYFSQLDLAEAYLQLEVADVSKQLLTINTHRGLYRFNRLPSEVKPAPCIFQQCMDALIAGLDGTAAYLDDILVTGRTIGEHNARLEVVLKRIQDYGFRVRLDKCAFLQTEITYFGFVINAQGRRPDPGNIKAIQKMPAPKDISQLRSFLRLINFY, from the exons ATGGCTGAGTTCAATGACGTCACACCTGAGCAGATGAAATACCTCGTATGGATATGTGGACTTGTCGCCCCGCAAGATGCCGATGTTCGCGCTCGTGCCCTTCGCAAGATGGAGGACAACCCTCGAACCACGCTAAAGGAGCTTGCTGCCGAAGTTCAGCACTTTCTCGACATTCGTCAGGATGCTACACTCCTCGAACGATCAAGTGTACCGCACGTCAACGTCGTGGATTCGCAAAAGAGTCGAAATCGTGAGCCGCCGTCACCTTGTTTTCGGTGCGGAGCCAATCACTGGTCCAGAGACTGCACATTCGTGAACGAGAGATGCCACGACTGCAGACGCTCTGGACACAAGCGAggattctgcaaaaatttcccggGGAAGAAGATGCGGAATGCGAAACAAAAGCGGAAATCTGCCAACACCGTCACTATAGCTTCGACTCGTGCTGACGTCGCTGTAAACCGCATCTACCGTAGAGTACAGATTGATGGGAAGACAGTACGCATGCGCCTTGATACTGGAGCAGACGTAACATTGCTGAGCACTGCAGACTGGACCGCCATGGGTCGACCAAAGCTGCAATCACCTCGTTTGACACTGAACTCTGCCAACAACGAACCGATCAAC ATTGGATCGCCCAACACTGTTCCGTCGCTTGACAGAAGGCTCCATCTGCAACATCTCAAGACGCTCAGCACCTTGAATTCTTCTCTCACAACGCACCTGAGGAAGAATTTCCCAGCAGTCTTCGCTCCTGGACTGGGATGTTGTACAAAGTCAAAGGCTAAACTCGCCCCGAAGCCTGACTCCAAGCCTGTCTTTCTGAAGTATCGCCCGGTGCCCTATATTGCTAGGCTGAGGATTTCAACCGAAATCGATCGACTTTTGTCTATACATGTGCTGGAGCCCGTTGATCACTCAGAATGGGCAGCACCCATCGTCGTCGTTCAGGAGAAAAATGGATCGATCCGCCTCTGCGCAGACTACTCAACCGGACTGAACGATGCACTGGAACAAAACCACTATCCGCTCCCAACTCCAGAGGACACTTTCACGAAACTCAACGGAGGACGCTACTTTTCACAGCTCGACTTAGCCGAAGCATATCTCCAACTGGAAGTGGCCGACGTCTCAAAGCAGCTACTCACTATCAACACGCACCGTGGACTGTATCGCTTCAACCGACTACCATCTGAAGTGAAACCAGCTCCTTGTATATTCCAACAATGTATGGATGCTCTTATCGCTGGATTAGATGGAACTGCCGCCTATCTCGACGACATACTGGTTACTGGTAGAACCATCGGCGAACACAATGCCCGACTAGAAGTCGTACTCAAAAGGATTCAAGACTACGGATTCCGCGTTCGACTCGACAAATGTGCTTTCCTGCAGACAGAGATCACTTACTTTGGGTTCGTCATCAACGCACAAGGACGACGCCCCGATCCTGGAAACATCAAAGCTATCCAGAAGATGCCCGCTCCGAAGGACATCAGTCAACTTCGCTCTTTTCTGAGACTCATCAATTTCTACTGA
- a CDS encoding hypothetical protein (NECATOR_CHRII.G4835.T1) has protein sequence MKLVSRSFVYWPTMDSDIEKLVKTCPRCASVAKDPIKSELHSWPKPHSPWSRVHADFAGPMEGRYYLLIVDAYSKWPEIVQMSSISSTATIQAMECIFAKFGNPETLVTDNGTQFTSSQFTSFCRSRGIVHIRTPPFHAQSNGQAERFVDTFRRGLEKLKGRNQQWMHYRRFSWHIAPLPARLHLTNAHPPKPSWDADCEWNSI, from the coding sequence ATGAAACTAGTTTCAAGAAGTTTTGTCTATTGGCCTACGATGGATTCGGACATCGAAAAACTCGTCAAGACCTGCCCAAGATGTGCATCCGTGGCAAAGGATCCGATCAAGTCTGAACTACATTCATGGCCGAAACCGCACTCGCCGTGGAGTCGAGTTCATGCCGATTTCGCTGGACCGATGGAAGGACGATACTATCTACTCATCGTGGACGCCTATTCCAAGTGGCCGGAAATCGTCCAGATGTCCTCAATCTCCTCAACGGCTACTATCCAAGCAATGGAGTGCATCTTTGCCAAGTTCGGAAATCCAGAGACGCTCGTCACGGACAACGGAACGCAGTTCACGTCGTCTCAGTTCACTTCTTTCTGCCGTTCCCGAGGAATCGTGCACATTCGTACGCCGCCGTTCCATGCACAAAGCAACGGACAAGCAGAACGTTTTGTGGACACCTTCAGAAGAGGACTTGAAAAACTGAAGGGGAGGAACCAACAGTGGATGCACTACAGACGTTTCTCATGGCATATCGCTCCACTCCCTGCCCGTCTGCACCTGACCAACGCTCACCCGCCGAAGCCTTCCTGGGACGCCGACTGCGAATGGAACTCGATCTAA
- a CDS encoding hypothetical protein (NECATOR_CHRII.G4833.T3): MKLIPIFLLCFAAADAQLSLGVHDLGMPAAGAQQRQSVRWSLGRVIPGGPTSSQHLHDAGLPLPIEGGIYDSSPMTKDEFIVSGSQGRNLGHVTPPFPGQPNVGGQGTVHVTAPSPGQSNVEGQGTGHVTPPSPGQSNVGGQGTVHVTPPFPGQPNVGGQGTGHVTAPSPGQSNVEGQGTGHVTPPSPGQSNVEGQGTGHVTPPSPGQSNVEGQGTGHVTPPSPGQSNVEGQGTGHVTPPSPGQSNVEGQGTGHVTPPSPGQSNIGGQGTDHVTPPSPGQSNVGGQGTGHVTPPSPGQSNVEGQGTGHVTPPSPGQSNVGGQGTGHVTPPSPGQSNVGGQGTGHVTPPSPGQSNVGGQGTGKGYVVDVDTAEKEVLLPRNTEDVHTKTTEWSHKHASYTIRVYSKRITW; this comes from the exons ATGAAGTTAataccaatttttcttctgtgcttTGCAGCGG CAGATGCCCAGCTGAGTTTGGGAGTACATGATCTGGGGATGCCTGCTGCGGGAGCACAACAGCGACAGTCCGTTCGTTGGTCGCTTGGTAGAGTCATCCCAG GTGGGCCAACTTCTTCCCAACATCTTCATGATGCAGGATTGCCCTTACCCATTGAAGGAGGCATTTACG ATTCTTCGCCTATGACCAAAGATGAATTCATAGTCAGCGGTTCACAAGGAAGGAACCTTG gacatgtgacgccCCCATTCCCAGGTCAGCCCAATGTTGGGGGACAAGGAACAG TACATGTAACAgcgccatcccctggtcagtCCAACGTTGAGGGACAAGGAACAG GTCATGTGAcgccgccatcccctggtcagtCCAATGTTGGGGGACAAGGAACAG taCATGTGACGCCCCCATTCCCAGGTCAGCCCAATGTTGGGGGACAAGGAACAG gacatgtaacagcgccatcccctggtcagtCCAACGTTGAGGGACAAGGAACAG gacatgtgacgccgccatcccctggtcagtCCAACGTTGAGGGACAAGGAACAG gacatgtgacgccgccatcccctggtcagtCCAACGTTGAGGGACAAGGAACAG gacatgtgacgccgccatcccctggtcagtCCAACGTTGAGGGACAAGGAACAG gacatgtgacgccgccatcccctggtcagtCCAACGTTGAGGGACAAGGAACAG gacatgtgacgccgccatcccctggtcagtCCAACATTGGGGGACAAGGAACAG ATCATGTGAcgccgccatcccctggtcagtCCAATGTTGGGGGACAAGGAACAG gacatgtgacgccgccatcccctggtcagtCCAACGTTGAGGGACAAGGAACAG gacatgtgacgccgccatcccctggtcagtCCAATGTTGGGGGACAAGGAACAG gacatgtgacgccgccatcccctggtcagtCCAACGTTGGGGGACAAGGAACAG GTCATGTGAcgccgccatcccctggtcagtCCAATGTTGGGGGACAAGGAACAGGTAAGGGTTATGTTGTGGATGTCGACACCGccgaaaaagaagttttattACCCCGGAACACGGAAGATGTCCACACAAAAACAACAGAGTGGTCACACAAGCACGCGTCGTATACAATACGGGTTTACTCTAAGCGAATAACATGGTGA
- a CDS encoding hypothetical protein (NECATOR_CHRII.G4833.T2), giving the protein MKLIPIFLLCFAAADAQLSLGVHDLGMPAAGAQQRQSVRWSLGRVIPGGPTSSQHLHDAGLPLPIEGGIYDSSPMTKDEFIVSGSQGRNLGHVTPPFPGQPNVGGQGTGHVTPPFPGQPNVGGQGTVHVTAPSPGQSNVEGQGTGHVTPPSPGQSNVGGQGTVHVTPPFPGQPNVGGQGTGHVTAPSPGQSNVEGQGTGHVTPPSPGQSNVEGQGTGHVTPPSPGQSNVEGQGTGHVTPPSPGQSNVEGQGTGHVTPPSPGQSNIGGQGTDHVTPPSPGQSNVGGQGTGHVTPPSPGQSNVEGQGTGHVTPPSPGQSNVGGQGTGHVTPPSPGQSNVGGQGTGHVTPPSPGQSNVGGQGTGKGYVVDVDTAEKEVLLPRNTEDVHTKTTEWSHKHASYTIRVYSKRITW; this is encoded by the exons ATGAAGTTAataccaatttttcttctgtgcttTGCAGCGG CAGATGCCCAGCTGAGTTTGGGAGTACATGATCTGGGGATGCCTGCTGCGGGAGCACAACAGCGACAGTCCGTTCGTTGGTCGCTTGGTAGAGTCATCCCAG GTGGGCCAACTTCTTCCCAACATCTTCATGATGCAGGATTGCCCTTACCCATTGAAGGAGGCATTTACG ATTCTTCGCCTATGACCAAAGATGAATTCATAGTCAGCGGTTCACAAGGAAGGAACCTTG gacatgtgacgccCCCATTCCCAGGTCAGCCCAATGTTGGGGGACAAGGAACAG gacatgtgacgccCCCATTCCCAGGTCAGCCCAATGTTGGGGGACAAGGAACAG TACATGTAACAgcgccatcccctggtcagtCCAACGTTGAGGGACAAGGAACAG GTCATGTGAcgccgccatcccctggtcagtCCAATGTTGGGGGACAAGGAACAG taCATGTGACGCCCCCATTCCCAGGTCAGCCCAATGTTGGGGGACAAGGAACAG gacatgtaacagcgccatcccctggtcagtCCAACGTTGAGGGACAAGGAACAG gacatgtgacgccgccatcccctggtcagtCCAACGTTGAGGGACAAGGAACAG gacatgtgacgccgccatcccctggtcagtCCAACGTTGAGGGACAAGGAACAG gacatgtgacgccgccatcccctggtcagtCCAACGTTGAGGGACAAGGAACAG gacatgtgacgccgccatcccctggtcagtCCAACATTGGGGGACAAGGAACAG ATCATGTGAcgccgccatcccctggtcagtCCAATGTTGGGGGACAAGGAACAG gacatgtgacgccgccatcccctggtcagtCCAACGTTGAGGGACAAGGAACAG gacatgtgacgccgccatcccctggtcagtCCAATGTTGGGGGACAAGGAACAG gacatgtgacgccgccatcccctggtcagtCCAACGTTGGGGGACAAGGAACAG GTCATGTGAcgccgccatcccctggtcagtCCAATGTTGGGGGACAAGGAACAGGTAAGGGTTATGTTGTGGATGTCGACACCGccgaaaaagaagttttattACCCCGGAACACGGAAGATGTCCACACAAAAACAACAGAGTGGTCACACAAGCACGCGTCGTATACAATACGGGTTTACTCTAAGCGAATAACATGGTGA
- a CDS encoding hypothetical protein (NECATOR_CHRII.G4833.T1), which produces MKLIPIFLLCFAAADAQLSLGVHDLGMPAAGAQQRQSVRWSLGRVIPGGPTSSQHLHDAGLPLPIEGGIYDSSPMTKDEFIVSGSQGRNLGHVTPPFPGQPNVGGQGTGHVTPPFPGQPNVGGQGTVHVTAPSPGQSNVEGQGTGHVTPPSPGQSNVGGQGTVHVTPPFPGQPNVGGQGTGHVTAPSPGQSNVEGQGTGHVTPPSPGQSNVEGQGTGHVTPPSPGQSNVEGQGTGHVTPPSPGQSNVEGQGTGHVTPPSPGQSNVEGQGTGHVTPPSPGQSNIGGQGTDHVTPPSPGQSNVGGQGTGHVTPPSPGQSNVEGQGTGHVTPPSPGQSNVGGQGTGHVTPPSPGQSNVGGQGTGHVTPPSPGQSNVGGQGTGKGYVVDVDTAEKEVLLPRNTEDVHTKTTEWSHKHASYTIRVYSKRITW; this is translated from the exons ATGAAGTTAataccaatttttcttctgtgcttTGCAGCGG CAGATGCCCAGCTGAGTTTGGGAGTACATGATCTGGGGATGCCTGCTGCGGGAGCACAACAGCGACAGTCCGTTCGTTGGTCGCTTGGTAGAGTCATCCCAG GTGGGCCAACTTCTTCCCAACATCTTCATGATGCAGGATTGCCCTTACCCATTGAAGGAGGCATTTACG ATTCTTCGCCTATGACCAAAGATGAATTCATAGTCAGCGGTTCACAAGGAAGGAACCTTG gacatgtgacgccCCCATTCCCAGGTCAGCCCAATGTTGGGGGACAAGGAACAG gacatgtgacgccCCCATTCCCAGGTCAGCCCAATGTTGGGGGACAAGGAACAG TACATGTAACAgcgccatcccctggtcagtCCAACGTTGAGGGACAAGGAACAG GTCATGTGAcgccgccatcccctggtcagtCCAATGTTGGGGGACAAGGAACAG taCATGTGACGCCCCCATTCCCAGGTCAGCCCAATGTTGGGGGACAAGGAACAG gacatgtaacagcgccatcccctggtcagtCCAACGTTGAGGGACAAGGAACAG gacatgtgacgccgccatcccctggtcagtCCAACGTTGAGGGACAAGGAACAG gacatgtgacgccgccatcccctggtcagtCCAACGTTGAGGGACAAGGAACAG gacatgtgacgccgccatcccctggtcagtCCAACGTTGAGGGACAAGGAACAG gacatgtgacgccgccatcccctggtcagtCCAACGTTGAGGGACAAGGAACAG gacatgtgacgccgccatcccctggtcagtCCAACATTGGGGGACAAGGAACAG ATCATGTGAcgccgccatcccctggtcagtCCAATGTTGGGGGACAAGGAACAG gacatgtgacgccgccatcccctggtcagtCCAACGTTGAGGGACAAGGAACAG gacatgtgacgccgccatcccctggtcagtCCAATGTTGGGGGACAAGGAACAG gacatgtgacgccgccatcccctggtcagtCCAACGTTGGGGGACAAGGAACAG GTCATGTGAcgccgccatcccctggtcagtCCAATGTTGGGGGACAAGGAACAGGTAAGGGTTATGTTGTGGATGTCGACACCGccgaaaaagaagttttattACCCCGGAACACGGAAGATGTCCACACAAAAACAACAGAGTGGTCACACAAGCACGCGTCGTATACAATACGGGTTTACTCTAAGCGAATAACATGGTGA
- a CDS encoding hypothetical protein (NECATOR_CHRII.G4834.T1), with translation MESQFNCRNGARRGNFEINDAIFAKDYRGHKPTWTPGFITRRVGNTIYTVHCGSEVWNRHVNQLRSRIGTTETNTFLDVFDLPLLDSASRDDDATPTADSSQRPQRLRRPRRQLQVDPRRTRYEMI, from the coding sequence ATGGAATCTCAATTCAATTGTCGAAACGGAGCACGACGCGGCAACTTTGAGATCAACGACGCGATTTTTGCCAAGGATTATCGAGGCCACAAACCTACTTGGACTCCCGGTTTCATTACACGTCGTGTTGGAAACACAATCTACACTGTTCACTGTGGAAGCGAAGTATGGAATCGGCACGTAAACCAGTTGCGATCCAGGATCGGTACAACTGAGACTAACACTTTCTTGGATGTGTTCGACCTACCGCTACTCGACTCTGCGAGCAGGGACGATGATGCAACGCCGACTGCCGATTCGTCTCAACGACCGCAACGCCTTCGACGACCCCGTCGCCAACTACAGGTGGACCCACGAAGAACTCGGTACGAGATGATTTGA
- a CDS encoding hypothetical protein (NECATOR_CHRII.G4837.T2) encodes MLTELMRMEKMASPLHPAVPTAPVATAEFVTNSLSTRSPEFVYDPENGCTFEVWYNRYEDVISKDGATLDDAAKLD; translated from the coding sequence ATGTTGACTGAGCTGATGCGTATGGAAAAGATGGCCTCCCCTTTACACCCAGCCGTTCCAACAGCACCCGTCGCCACGGCCGAATTCGTTACAAATTCTCTATCGACACGCTCGCCTGAGTTCGTGTACGATCCGGAAAATGGTTGTACATTCGAGGTCTGGTACAACCGCTACGAGGATGTAATCTCAAAAGACGGTGCTACGTTGGACGATGCAGCAAAACTCGACTAA